The Methanobrevibacter sp. TMH8 DNA segment TAATCATTTCAGGTGTTTTTGCTTATGGTTTAGATGAATCATGGCTTGGTAAAAAAATAGATAAAAATCTCATTGAGGATTTAAAAACAATTAAGGAAAAATATGGTATAAACATAGCTTTTGAAGGAGGAGAAGCTGAAACTTTAGCTATTAATGGACCTATTTTTAAGAAAAAAATAAAAATTGATGAAGCTGAAATCATTTGGAATGTTGATAATGGGATATATAATATTAAAAAAGCTTCTTTAGTTGATAAATAGATTTAAAATTAATTTTAAATTTTCATTTTTAATCTTATTTTATATTTATATATTTTATATAATTAATTTAACTTATTTTACTTATTTATCTGGTTTTTTTGGAAACCAACCTTTTTCTACTCTTTTTTCTTGTTCTATAATTTCATGGATACTCCATAAAAATGTAAAACCTAATACTCCAATTAATGCAGATAAAATTAAATTACCTACAAATAATGAGATTACAATAGAGATTAGTCCTCCAATTAAAAATATTGGCCAAATCTTTTTACCAATATAATATTCTCCTTTAATAACTATTGGATGAAATATTCCTATTATTAAAAATGCCCCCATTCCTATTATTATTCCTTCAAAATACATAAATTATCAATCTTAGTGTTAATTATAAATATCATGTAAAATATTCAATAAAAATTATTAATAATAAATTTCATGAAAAATATTTAATAAAAAATTCAAGTTTTTTAAATATAAAAATTATAGTTGATTGAATAAATTTTAATTAATAAAAGCTTAATTAATTATATTATCAAAAAGATCTTCAATCTGATTTTTGTATTCATCAAGTCCATTTTCATTTATAATAATAAAATCAGAACTTGCAATAACATTTCCAATCCCAAAATTTAATTCTCTTTGATCTCTTTTAAGAAAATTTTCATATTCTTCTGAATCATCATCTCTTTTTCTATTTTTAAGTCTATCAAATCGTGTTGAAGGTGATGAAAATATTGAAATTAGAATAAAATCTTTAAAGTTTTCTTTAAACATTTTAACTTCAAACTGGCTTCTAATTCCTTCAATTAAAAATATTGAGTTTTTTGAATCCTTTAATTTTAAAGATTCATTTTTAATTTTTTCAATTGTTAGTTTAGCTAGTACATACTCCCCTTGTTCTTTTCTTAAATTAATAGCTGTTTCTCCAACATCAGTATTTCTCTTTTTTGCTTCTTTTCTAACTAAATCCCCCATGTTAATGACAATATTAGATCTTTTTTTAGCTATTTTTGAAACTAAGCTTTTCCCTGATCCTGGTAAACCAGAAATACCAACAACATTCATATAAGTCACAATCATTTTAATTTTTTAATTTTTATAATACTTTATAATTTTTATAGATACTTTAATATATTATTTATATTTATCAATTATTAAATTATATTAATTATTAAATTTGATTATTATTTAGATTAACTATTTAGATTAACTATTTAGATTAACTATTTAGATTAACTATTTAGATTAATTATCAGCTAATTTATGCAAATCAATATTATCAAATGATTTTTCAAGATTTTTTTCATTAGAAAAATTATTAATGATATTTTTTAGATAGTTTTCATCTTTAGATTTTAGTTTTTTTGTAAATTCTATCATTAATGGGATAGCTCTTACAATATTATCAATGATACTAATATTAGCAATTTTAGCGGTTCTTGATAATGGATTTAAATCGATAGCTATTATTTTTTTATCACTATTAACCAAAACTTCAGCTCTATCTCCATCTTCTAATGAAACCAATATAACATCTCCAGAATAAATTCCTTCTTCACTAGCTGTAGCTCTTGGAGAATCAATATTATCAATATATTTCAATTTTTCATCATCAGTACCTAAAATTCCATCATATCCATTTTTTTTATATAATTCAGCTATTATCTTAACTCTTTCCTTAGTCCTATAAAACAAATTAATTTCAATTTTTGAGTTAGTAACATTAGCTAATTCAATAATTTCTTTTATAGCTAAAGCAGTACTATTTCCATTAACTGATATAACCGGATTTTTAGCTAAAAGTAAAGTAGCAACACTTGCTTTAATTGCTTCAATAGAATTTTCATTGGTTTTTTCTCCTATTAAATAATCAAATGTTTCTCCTCTTCCATGTGCAATCATTCCAGAATCAGCTAAATATCCTTCTTTATATGCATTTTTTATTTTTTCTCTAAGAACTAGTGATTCATATCTAGGATGATTTTTAGGTATCATATATAATTTAAATAAGTATACAAAGTTTATAAACTTATTGATGAAAATGTATCATATTGGGTTCATTAATAAACTTATTTTATTAAATAGTTAATTATTATATTGAAATTTTCTTTATTAACATTAAATCTAATTTAATAATTTATTAATTTAATAATAAGTTAAATTTAATGATAAAAATAATATAATTATTTATATTATAATTTATAAATTAATAGATGATTAAATACTTATTATAATTTAATTATTTATTTTTATTTTGGTGAAATTATGAAACTAATGGAAAAATTATCAGTAACTCCAGGAATATCTGGTTTTGAAGGAAAAATTGTTGATATCATTAAAGAAGAGTTAGAACCTCATGTTGACGAGATCCAAGATGATTTAATGGGGAATGTGATAGCTATTAAAAAAGGTGAGAAAAAAGGTTCTACTGTTATGTTAGCTTCACATATGGATGAAATTGGGTTAATGGTTCGTTATATTGATAAAAAAGGTTTTATTCGCTTTTCAAAAATTGGTGGAATTAATGACCAGATGTTATTAAACCAAACTGTCACAATACATGGAAAAAATGGTGATATTACTGGTGTAATTGGATCAAAACCTCCTCATGTCATGAAAGCATCTGAAAGAAAAAAAATAATTGAATATGAAAGTATGTTCATTGATATTGGAGTCTTTTCTAAAGAAGAAGCAGAAGAACTTGTTAGTATTGGGGATCCAATAAGTTTCAAATGTTTTTATGAAGAATTTCCTAATGATTTAATTATGGGAAAAGCTCTTGACAATCGTATTGGTTGTTATGTTATGATTGAAACTTTAAAAAGAGTTAATTCAAAAGCGACTGTTTTTGGTGTTGGAACTGTTCAAGAAGAAGTAGGTTTAAAAGGAGCTAAAACATCTTCATTTAAAATAGATCCTGATATGGCTTTTGCACTTGATGTTACTATTTCTGGAGACCATCCTGGAATCAAACCTGATGAAGCTCCTGTAGATATAGGAAAAGGACCAGCTATCGTATTGGCTGATGCAAGTGGAAGAGGAATATTAACTCCTGAAAAAGTGAAAAATATTTTAGTTTCTTCTTCTGAAGAAGGAGATATACCATACCAACTTGAAGTTAGTGAAGGTGGAACTACTGATGCAGCAGCTATCCATTTAACTAGGGAAGGTATTCCTACAGGTGTTCTATCTGTTCCAACTAGATATATACACACAACTGTAAGTGTAGCTAGTATGAAAGATATTGAAAATACTATCAATTTACTTGTAAAGGTTATAGATTCATTATAATAGATAATTTTTATAGATTTATTTTCTTTACTTATTTTCTTTATTTATTTTCTTTATTAATATGTTAATATTATTTCTTTTATTTATTTTTTCACTTGTCTTTTTTTATTTGTTTTTTATTAATTTCTAATAAATTATATTTTTTATTTATTTTTATTATTAATTCTTTGTTTATTTTTTAATTTTTATAATAATTATCTACATTTTTTACATTTATTATTAGGTTTATAAAACTTATAAGAAGTTTTATATATTATAATATAAGATATATAATAGGAATAAGGTTACCTATTTCCTATATAAAGTATTATATGAAATTTTTTATATTATTCTAACAATTTTTTAAAGAAAAATATGAACAAATATAATATATTTTTATCTATTATACATTTTTTATGTATGAATTAAATGAAATTATAAATATAAATTAAAAATGAATCTAAAATATAATCTAATTTTAAATATTTAGATAATATATTGAAAATTTTAACTTAATATTATAATTTATATATTTAAAAATTATTTAGAAATTATATAAAAATAATTTTTAAACAAGACACTTTAATTTAAATTTTTTAAATTAATATTAAAAACTTAATATAATTTAAGGGTGATTTTTTTATGGAAGGTATATTGAATTCTGGAGATACTGCTTGGGTGCTTATTTCGACAATTTTAGTATTATTAATGAGTATTCCAGGAATTGCATTTTTTTATGGTGGCTTAGCTAAAAAGAAAAATGTTTTAAATACAATGTTTTTAACATTAATATCTTTTTCAATAGTAACTGTGATTTGGATAGCTTTTGGATATGAACTTGCTTTTGGACAATCAATTTCTGGATTTATAGGTCTTCCAACAAGTTTTATGATGGAAAATATAGGTATTAATTCAATTACTGGTACAATACCTACTTATGTCTATGTAGCATTTCAGCTAACATTTGCAGGTTTAACAGCTGCACTTATTTCTGGAGCTATTGTTGGAAGAATGAAGTTTTCTGCATGGATAGTTTTTGTAATTTTTTGGACAATAGGCGTTTATATCCCTATAACTCATTGGGTTTGGGGTGGCGGATGGTTAATGGATATGGGTGTAATTGATTTCGCTGGAGGAACTGTGGTAGAAATATGTTCTGGTTTGTCTGCTCTAGCATTAGCATTAATCATTGGAAAACGAAAAGATAGGAGTCTATTGCCTCATAACTTAGGTTACACAATTTTAGGTGCAGGATTCTTATGGTTTGGATGGTTAGGATTTAATGGAGGATCAGCTCTTACAGCAGGAGGATTAGCTGCTTCTGCACTTTTAGTAAGTAATCTTGCAGCTGCAATAGGTCTTATAACTTGGGTTTGTTTAGATATTTGGAAAGAAGGAAAACCTACAGTTCTTGGAGCTATTTCTGGTGCTATTTCTGCATTAGTTGCCATGACTCCTGCTGCTGGATTTGTAAATCCAACTGGTGCTGTAGTTATTGGTATTCTTGCTGCTGTATTTTCATATATAGCTATTAGTTATATTAAACCTCTTTTTGATTTTGATGATGCATTGGATGTTTTTGGAATGCACGGTGTCTCTGGAATATGGGGTACTATAGCTACAGGAATTTTTGCAGTTGCAGCTATTGGTGGTGTTTCAGGATTAATTGAAGGTAATGTTAATCAACTTATGATTCAGATAATAGCTACTATTGTTACTATGGTTTATGCATTCATAATGACATTGATTATAGGAAAAATAATTGATTGGGGAATTGGTTTAAGAGTTTCAGATAAAGAGGAAGTCGAAGGTTTAGATACACATATTCATGAAGAATCTGGGTATAGATTATAACCAATAAATCTTTATATTTAAATTATTAAAAAGTAATATTATAATAATCTAGAATAATAATTTAGAATAGCAATCTAGAATATTAATTTAGAATAATAATTTAGAATAGCAATCTAGAATATTAATTTAGAATATTAATTTAGAATAATAATTTAGAATAGTAATTTAGAAAAATTATTTATAAAAATATGAAAACTTTAAATCATTAAAAAAGAAATATACAATAAAAATAAAATAATAAACAATGATAATTTATATAAAATTATATGGGAGTGATTTTTATTAAAAGAATTATAGCTATTATTCGTCTAGAAAAATTAGAAGATGTTAAAAATTCCTTGGTAAAAATTGGTTGTAATGGTATGAATATATCTGAAGTTAAAGGAAAGGGTAGACAAAAAGGGTTAAAAGAATCTTATAGAGGTTCAGATTATTGCATTGAATTTCTTCCAAAAACCAAAATTGAAATTGTAGTAAATGATGAAGATTTAGATAAAGTTGTTGATACAATTGTTGATAGTGGACGAACTGGTGAAGTTGGTGATGG contains these protein-coding regions:
- a CDS encoding P-II family nitrogen regulator, coding for MKRIIAIIRLEKLEDVKNSLVKIGCNGMNISEVKGKGRQKGLKESYRGSDYCIEFLPKTKIEIVVNDEDLDKVVDTIVDSGRTGEVGDGKIFISNIEDVIRIRTGERGEKAV
- a CDS encoding nucleoside monophosphate kinase; protein product: MNVVGISGLPGSGKSLVSKIAKKRSNIVINMGDLVRKEAKKRNTDVGETAINLRKEQGEYVLAKLTIEKIKNESLKLKDSKNSIFLIEGIRSQFEVKMFKENFKDFILISIFSSPSTRFDRLKNRKRDDDSEEYENFLKRDQRELNFGIGNVIASSDFIIINENGLDEYKNQIEDLFDNIIN
- a CDS encoding ammonium transporter, with the translated sequence MEGILNSGDTAWVLISTILVLLMSIPGIAFFYGGLAKKKNVLNTMFLTLISFSIVTVIWIAFGYELAFGQSISGFIGLPTSFMMENIGINSITGTIPTYVYVAFQLTFAGLTAALISGAIVGRMKFSAWIVFVIFWTIGVYIPITHWVWGGGWLMDMGVIDFAGGTVVEICSGLSALALALIIGKRKDRSLLPHNLGYTILGAGFLWFGWLGFNGGSALTAGGLAASALLVSNLAAAIGLITWVCLDIWKEGKPTVLGAISGAISALVAMTPAAGFVNPTGAVVIGILAAVFSYIAISYIKPLFDFDDALDVFGMHGVSGIWGTIATGIFAVAAIGGVSGLIEGNVNQLMIQIIATIVTMVYAFIMTLIIGKIIDWGIGLRVSDKEEVEGLDTHIHEESGYRL
- a CDS encoding M42 family metallopeptidase, which encodes MMKLMEKLSVTPGISGFEGKIVDIIKEELEPHVDEIQDDLMGNVIAIKKGEKKGSTVMLASHMDEIGLMVRYIDKKGFIRFSKIGGINDQMLLNQTVTIHGKNGDITGVIGSKPPHVMKASERKKIIEYESMFIDIGVFSKEEAEELVSIGDPISFKCFYEEFPNDLIMGKALDNRIGCYVMIETLKRVNSKATVFGVGTVQEEVGLKGAKTSSFKIDPDMAFALDVTISGDHPGIKPDEAPVDIGKGPAIVLADASGRGILTPEKVKNILVSSSEEGDIPYQLEVSEGGTTDAAAIHLTREGIPTGVLSVPTRYIHTTVSVASMKDIENTINLLVKVIDSL
- a CDS encoding 4-phosphopantoate--beta-alanine ligase, whose product is MIPKNHPRYESLVLREKIKNAYKEGYLADSGMIAHGRGETFDYLIGEKTNENSIEAIKASVATLLLAKNPVISVNGNSTALAIKEIIELANVTNSKIEINLFYRTKERVKIIAELYKKNGYDGILGTDDEKLKYIDNIDSPRATASEEGIYSGDVILVSLEDGDRAEVLVNSDKKIIAIDLNPLSRTAKIANISIIDNIVRAIPLMIEFTKKLKSKDENYLKNIINNFSNEKNLEKSFDNIDLHKLADN
- a CDS encoding DUF4491 family protein, which translates into the protein MYFEGIIIGMGAFLIIGIFHPIVIKGEYYIGKKIWPIFLIGGLISIVISLFVGNLILSALIGVLGFTFLWSIHEIIEQEKRVEKGWFPKKPDK